A region from the Polaribacter sp. Hel1_33_78 genome encodes:
- a CDS encoding metallophosphoesterase has product MNLLLIPLKRIPTLLYFLAFQCATFAQETIVIFAINDPHSEIENFAKIKPLIDAEKAKNQKVYFVAGGDLFSGNPIVDYHQNKGYPMIDMLNKTGLDVSVIGNHEFDYGQAILNDRLEQANFPFICDNVSGGTGKLGDIQGSTIITKDDFSIAFVGVVETGSPGGYPLTHPKKIQGLSFTEGLDSFENYKDLKVSDNVDLIVALTHYGSYKDEEILETYNFVDLVIGGHNNQEYGVAHANGYKVMSGVNLEKISKTTLTVTNKQITNFEFELINLSNSSLALDNALAEDIDGYFNNPSFYTNIGSSVSTLTKTSTGCFYTDALKVISDSDMVIQNFGGIRDKIYEGIITPFSIYSIDPFGNGFDTYTMSVTALRNFLNEYPSSFSYSLDTSFKVSKNQNNEFIFFKDDILLQDSSQITLSLNDYISSVYPNLFPTTPSYSFPLTTADYLIEYLTNHTDQPIDYLNCNQKNNTLNINEIVHEPIIKIYPSYIEINSEEDNFSGEIYNITGQLIYRSVNSNKIDIQFLANGIYLFKLNSRNGTQFKVQRFLK; this is encoded by the coding sequence ATGAATTTATTATTAATTCCCTTGAAAAGAATACCTACATTATTATATTTTCTAGCTTTTCAATGCGCAACTTTTGCCCAAGAAACGATTGTAATTTTTGCTATTAATGATCCACACAGTGAAATAGAAAATTTCGCTAAAATCAAACCACTAATTGATGCTGAAAAAGCAAAAAATCAAAAAGTATATTTTGTAGCAGGCGGCGATCTTTTTTCAGGAAATCCGATTGTAGATTATCATCAAAATAAAGGATATCCAATGATTGACATGCTTAATAAAACTGGACTCGATGTAAGTGTTATTGGTAATCATGAATTTGATTATGGTCAAGCGATACTTAATGATCGTCTTGAGCAAGCAAATTTTCCTTTTATTTGTGATAATGTCTCTGGAGGAACCGGTAAATTAGGCGATATTCAGGGAAGTACAATTATAACAAAAGATGATTTTTCAATTGCATTTGTAGGTGTCGTAGAAACAGGTAGTCCAGGAGGATATCCATTAACGCATCCAAAAAAAATTCAAGGTTTATCTTTCACAGAAGGCTTAGATAGTTTTGAAAATTACAAAGATCTTAAAGTTAGTGATAATGTTGACTTAATCGTTGCTCTTACGCATTACGGAAGCTATAAAGATGAAGAAATTCTTGAAACCTACAATTTTGTAGATTTAGTTATCGGTGGTCATAATAACCAGGAGTATGGTGTTGCACATGCGAACGGTTATAAAGTAATGTCTGGTGTAAATTTAGAAAAAATTTCAAAAACTACTTTAACCGTAACTAATAAACAAATAACAAATTTTGAATTTGAACTCATCAATTTATCAAATTCTAGTTTAGCTTTAGACAATGCTTTAGCAGAAGACATTGATGGGTATTTTAATAACCCGAGCTTTTATACAAATATCGGTTCTTCTGTATCGACATTAACAAAGACCTCAACAGGTTGTTTTTATACAGATGCTCTAAAAGTAATTTCTGATTCAGATATGGTGATACAAAATTTTGGAGGTATTAGAGATAAAATCTATGAGGGTATAATTACACCTTTTTCTATTTACTCGATAGATCCATTTGGTAATGGATTTGACACCTATACAATGAGTGTTACAGCACTTAGAAACTTTTTAAATGAATACCCATCCAGTTTTAGCTATTCATTAGACACAAGTTTTAAAGTTTCAAAGAACCAAAACAATGAATTTATCTTTTTTAAAGATGATATTTTGCTTCAAGACAGTAGTCAAATAACCTTAAGTCTTAATGACTATATATCTAGTGTATATCCAAACTTATTTCCAACAACCCCTAGCTATTCATTTCCCCTAACCACAGCCGATTATTTAATTGAATATTTAACGAATCATACAGACCAGCCAATCGATTACCTAAACTGTAATCAAAAAAATAACACATTAAATATTAATGAAATCGTTCATGAACCTATTATAAAAATATATCCATCATACATTGAAATTAATTCGGAGGAAGATAATTTTAGTGGAGAAATTTATAATATTACAGGTCAGTTAATTTATAGATCTGTAAATTCAAATAAAATTGATATTCAATTTTTAGCAAACGGTATCTATTTATTTAAATTAAACTCGCGAAACGGCACTCAATTTAAAGTTCAAAGATTTCTGAAATGA
- a CDS encoding cysteine hydrolase gives MKKDETAIILIEFQNDFTTEGGIFHDAVKNVMDETNMLSNTFDLVEKARKEGVHVIHIPISFTENYSELTSNPYGILKGIVDNNAFQKNSWGIEIHEKFTPQKNEVIIEGKRGLCGFHSTNLGFILRSKGIKNIAIGGFLTNCCVESTMRTAYENGYNVITLTDCCAGLSLEEHKNAIEKDFPMFSQPMTSLEFMKIVKGQDELVLKGKGYE, from the coding sequence ATGAAGAAAGACGAAACAGCAATTATTTTAATTGAATTTCAAAATGACTTTACCACAGAGGGTGGTATATTTCATGATGCAGTAAAAAATGTTATGGATGAGACCAATATGTTATCCAATACTTTTGATCTAGTTGAAAAAGCAAGAAAAGAGGGAGTACATGTTATTCATATACCAATTTCATTTACTGAGAACTATAGTGAATTAACGAGTAATCCTTATGGTATTTTAAAAGGTATTGTAGATAATAATGCTTTTCAAAAAAACTCTTGGGGTATTGAAATTCATGAAAAATTTACTCCACAAAAAAATGAAGTAATAATAGAAGGTAAACGTGGTTTGTGTGGTTTCCATAGCACAAATTTGGGTTTTATTTTAAGAAGTAAAGGAATAAAAAATATAGCAATTGGAGGATTTTTAACTAATTGTTGTGTAGAGTCTACAATGCGCACTGCTTATGAAAACGGATATAACGTGATTACACTTACAGATTGTTGCGCGGGTTTAAGTTTGGAAGAACATAAAAATGCTATTGAGAAAGATTTTCCAATGTTTAGTCAACCGATGACAAGTTTAGAGTTTATGAAAATTGTAAAGGGTCAAGATGAATTGGTTTTAAAGGGAAAAGGCTATGAATAA
- a CDS encoding helix-turn-helix domain-containing protein produces MNKIKPLDLTPNANVNKLIEQRRGFNFNMCELNIYETRQRVLNFPLSFNGFTITSMLRGSKRVRFNDLISRDYNPGNTIIAPAHEKLEIDFPEASFTNPTQCSALTLDDNFVKKQINEFNESLDEGTFIKNWQLFDNAWLCNNNEDFVNIKKKITRIAASKNPLNNLHLSILLKELLLCVLKMQNISELRKDAKFNTNNSPFSAVINFIQQNIYKEINITDLLKISTMSKSSFYRAFAEELGISPYQLIIDERLKISKKLLLEEKLSIKETAYASGFSSSNYFIRLFKKNEGLTPKQFLTSKLVHPK; encoded by the coding sequence ATGAATAAAATCAAACCGCTTGATCTGACTCCAAATGCCAATGTAAATAAACTCATAGAGCAAAGGCGAGGTTTTAATTTTAACATGTGTGAGTTAAACATTTATGAGACAAGACAAAGAGTTTTAAATTTTCCTTTGAGCTTTAACGGTTTTACCATAACTTCAATGCTAAGAGGATCAAAACGGGTGCGTTTTAATGACCTAATATCTAGAGATTACAACCCGGGTAATACAATTATAGCGCCTGCTCATGAAAAATTAGAAATAGATTTCCCGGAAGCATCTTTTACGAATCCAACACAATGTTCAGCTTTGACGTTAGATGATAATTTCGTCAAGAAACAAATTAATGAATTTAATGAAAGTCTAGACGAAGGTACTTTCATAAAAAACTGGCAATTATTTGATAATGCCTGGTTATGTAATAATAATGAAGACTTTGTAAATATTAAAAAGAAAATAACAAGAATCGCAGCTTCAAAAAATCCTTTAAATAATTTACATCTTAGCATATTATTAAAAGAACTTTTACTTTGTGTGCTCAAAATGCAAAATATAAGTGAACTAAGAAAAGATGCAAAATTCAATACTAACAATAGCCCTTTTTCTGCAGTTATTAATTTTATTCAACAAAATATATATAAAGAAATCAATATAACAGATTTATTGAAAATTTCTACAATGAGTAAATCCTCTTTTTATAGAGCATTTGCTGAGGAGTTAGGTATTTCTCCCTATCAATTGATTATTGATGAAAGACTTAAAATTTCTAAAAAATTACTTCTCGAAGAAAAGTTATCGATAAAAGAAACTGCTTATGCATCTGGCTTCTCAAGCTCCAACTACTTCATTCGATTATTCAAAAAAAACGAGGGATTAACGCCTAAACAATTTTTGACCTCTAAATTAGTCCATCCTAAATAA
- a CDS encoding biotin-dependent carboxyltransferase family protein — MIKVLNSGFHTTIQDRGRWGFASLGVPVSGAMDAYSADLANRILNNSLDCAVLEITLGGCKLQFLSKTVICISGGNFSPKINKKPILLNSKIIVQENDILSFGKVNFGIRSYLAVKNGFQSDRKLGSRSAFKNITNTFLLRSGDILPISKLKITTETSNMMIKINKSHYESTDIECSKGPEFYLLSDQQQKKIVENQFSISKENNRMGYKLYEIIENKLPSILTSAVLPGTVQLTPSGKLIILMRDCQVTGGYPRILQVSESSLSKLSQKFTGSKINFVLL, encoded by the coding sequence ATGATTAAAGTCTTAAATTCAGGATTCCACACAACTATCCAAGATAGAGGAAGATGGGGTTTTGCCTCTTTAGGGGTTCCAGTTTCAGGGGCAATGGATGCTTATTCAGCAGATTTAGCCAATAGAATTTTAAACAATTCTTTAGATTGTGCTGTTTTAGAAATTACTTTAGGAGGCTGTAAACTTCAGTTTTTATCAAAAACGGTTATATGCATTTCTGGAGGTAATTTTTCTCCAAAAATTAATAAGAAACCTATTTTATTAAATTCTAAAATTATTGTGCAAGAAAACGATATTTTATCTTTTGGCAAAGTGAATTTTGGCATTCGTTCTTATCTGGCTGTTAAAAATGGGTTCCAATCTGATAGGAAGTTGGGGAGTAGAAGTGCGTTTAAAAATATTACGAATACTTTTCTTTTGAGGTCTGGAGATATCTTACCCATTTCTAAACTAAAAATAACTACAGAAACTTCAAATATGATGATTAAAATAAATAAAAGTCATTATGAATCTACCGATATTGAATGTTCTAAAGGGCCTGAATTTTACTTATTATCTGACCAACAACAAAAAAAAATAGTAGAAAATCAGTTTAGTATTTCAAAAGAAAATAACAGAATGGGGTATAAATTATATGAAATTATTGAAAATAAATTACCATCTATTTTAACATCAGCAGTTTTACCAGGTACAGTGCAGTTAACTCCTTCCGGAAAATTAATTATTTTAATGAGAGATTGTCAAGTTACAGGTGGTTATCCAAGAATTTTACAAGTATCTGAAAGTTCTCTGTCCAAACTAAGTCAAAAATTTACCGGAAGTAAAATAAACTTTGTATTACTCTAA